GTCTTGACCTTTTCAACCTTGAAGATAGTATTGATGAACTATTCTCCAAAGCCACCGCTTTTGATAAAGTAAGGTCGGCTTCTCATGagatcaatgaaggccacacaCTCAAAGTTCGAGAGGTCAAGGTTTGCCTTCAAGAGAAGTTTGCCAAAGAGAAGAAGGATGCTGCGAATTGTGATGCTTTAAAAGCGGATCTTGATGAGTTGGAGAAACGCAAGAAAGAATTGTTGGTGTCTTTGGAGCAGCGAAGCCTGATACTTAAGACTACTCGTGGTGAGATCAAGGTACTCAAGGAAGACCTGGCCAAGCTTGAAGAGGCTTCGAGAAATGATGAGGTCTTGAAGAATTTGGAAGCCTTGAAGCTTTCACTAGAGTCTATGCAGCAGATTTTGAGAGATCAAGACCCTTTTGCTTAGTATATTGCATTTTTATCATTCCTCTTTTGATGATTCTCATTTGGTTTGTCatggatattttgacatcttctcccaatgcttgtgcttcttttgatgACTTGATTTCTTTGCTATTTTGGAATGAAACGTTTTtggcttcacataatcaacttaaatcataacttgatgatataaattgaaaagagtcaaacacaacttatgactgaacttagaaattatctaagctgcctacgtaccattttgaaagggatcaagtcaaaacgtagttcataggatcaacaagtgtttgagattgggtgtcgtgcacagtttatactcatgcgggccaggagtaacatgcagtttaggctcgtgcgtcaaggagctgTCTTCATACACTCCATTTTGTTTGCTTTTCTCCATttctggttttttttttttttttctgactcatctttttggcttttctgtttttttctatttttttttggcttttttatatatatatatatatatatattttttttttttttggaactatatacatatgtacatgcttcaacttctacCACCCTTCAAGGATAGTAGTACTTCAAGAACTTTCCTTTGAGAGTGATAACAATTGGCCTCCTTGCAGCGAGGGCcatgtctccaatttgaaaagAGGGCGCTCGCACTGCTTTGTTGAAGGATCTTGAAGGAAGAGCTTGATAGTATTCCAATTTTTGCTGGACTTCTATTCTCTCTTCATCCAGAGTTTCCAGTTCTTTGGGGCTCAAGTGCGAATTCTCTTCTCCAACGACCATTTTTTCGCAGGAGGTGATATGGTTTGCTGTGACAATGTCTTCATCTTTTCGGCGATGATCTTTGCAATCAAAACACTTCTTTATgctttcatttctctggcgtatgAAGGCTATATTTTCTGCGACGTCTGCTGTGATAACGCCACTTCTAACGAGACTTGCAATTTCACGGCGCACTTGACTTTGAGTAATATGAGGAAGAGGAACTGGATTACTAGCACTATTAGTAGTGTAGTAAGAGGAAGCCAcactttctctatcttcttcaTTTATGGCATCTCGTGTGAAGATGGTGGTCTTCATTTGAGCTCTCATTTCTTTCCCACATGACATAAGCAAAATGGTGTATCTTTTCATTCGAGGAGTGATcaaacttctccatttctctgttATGTGCAATTCATCACTCCCTTTTGTCTTGCTTCGTTTCCATGATTTGTCTTTGCCAAGTCTTTTAAAGACAGATACTTGTTGAGCTTCTCTTCTACCCATCCTATTGAAAATATAAACCCTTTGGGTTCTCTGATTGCTTGAAGATTCCAGGATTTGCTTGGTGCTAGCATAGTTAGcagtggctctcttgatggcaatTCGAATGGGGCTTTGCACTGTATATCCCAAACCTGCTTTGGAGTTTTGGCCTGCGTTATCAGTCATTTCCAAATGAGACCTTGACATAGAGCTTTCTTGAggattgtatccagcattcacGAGGAGTTTAtatgccttcggaccaaagtgcTTTGAGAGTTCTTTGTTTGAGAGATCTTCATGCTCTGTGATGCTACtttgctttggtcggacaaacCCTTCAAATGGTTGGTGAATTGGCTTCTTGGCATCAATCTTTGTTAAAGGCATGGTGAATCCTTCCATCTTCAGAAAagattcttccttctttttctcCTGGCAAGATCTCAACTCGTCATGTGATGTATCATCTTTCACCATTGAGACTTTGGTTCTTTCCAAATAGAACTTAGCATCAGCAAAATGTGATTCTGCTTCCGTAAACGGCTTttgatcaccaaccacttttcttacggcgccattttgatagtacttgaagcattggtgcaatgtagaaggaacaacaccattttcatgaagCCATGGTCGACCCAGAAGCATATTGTAGGACGTCTTGGCATCGATAACATGAAGCAACGCCGTCGAATCCATGTCCTGCATCTGCAATCGCAGCCTTATAGttccaagagctctttgcccttcatgGTTGAAACCTTGAATCATCAATCGACTGTTTGACAGCTCTTCTGCTTGGATTCTCAATTGCTTTAAAGTCCTTAGTGGCAAGATATTGACTGccgagcctccatcgatgagaattcgattgaccttctgctcctgtgtataacaactcacgaacaatggcctgttatgaggttcagatccaagttgcaagtcttcattggagaatgtgattgccaatgcatCATTGTCTTCATCCATGTTTACCTCAAgttcttcatctacttgatTGGATGTGTCATAAAGAGCTCCAATACCTTCTATTATATCATTCAAGTCggtggagaccatatttacagcagtagcgtcttcttcaagagatattttgccttctcgagctaaccgcatgaccctatctttgaagatgaagcaatcatgtatggggtgcccaaccagacgatggtatttgcagtaatttggatcgtctgtcctccctgcttcatttggtcgcttcatttctggcaactcgataagcttttctttgagcaggtcatcaaaaattcctgaaacatcagagtctaagaaagggtattgcttttgttgcatttctttcaaggtagatcttctttgccccatgtctcgggaagagttctgattgTCTCGTGAAGTGTTCTGGTTGCTTTCTTGATTAGCTTCTTTCTTTAGAAATTTCACCGAAGTTGCCTTAATCGCCATAGATTCCTTCTTTGGTGCTTTGTCATATGGTTTTCctcctttcttgaattctggcttgaatttgctagactcctggattggtggtccttcgatcccgcttgccatcatgctcaactccatatcatgagctctagtggctagttcctcgaatgttcttggctggattcctcgcaagatgtattgcaagccccaatgcatcccttgaatacacatttcgatggcagatgattcagacaatcggtccttgcagttgagacaaaggtttctccatcggttgatgtaatcaatgactggctcttctttgaattgacgcgaacttgtgagctccaccatgctgacagttcttctagtgctatagaagcggttgatgaactcatgctccagttgttcccaactatcaattgagtttgattctaagtcggtgtaccaatcaaaggcattacctttcaatgagcgaataaactgtttgaccaaatgatctccataagtaccagcgttgttgcatgtttcaatgaaatgagccacatgttgtctcGGATTTCCTTGGCCatcaaattgttggaatttggggggctgataaccaagaggcatcctcatactgtcaattcgccgagtatatggcttggagtaagttaacgatgacttggagcttccatcggagttattcttcattgttgcttcgatgaactctttgagttgatcaatgggaatgaggccaccagacgagaagagaatgtcttttcctgaaggcctttttccatcactctttgatttgtctttggagatttcttcatcgttattctctccatcttcttcgctttcttcgccttccctatcgttgttggcgtggcttgaatctcctttttctcctttgagctttgcaatctgggcatcttgctcttggatgtgcttggttagagattcaaccatctttgtcaagttcaagagttgttcctccatggtggaagtgtttgtcatcatgacacttgcatggagttgataattttcagtggggaaTGTGAAGCTTCTCTCAAAGTTGTAATCTTCTTCATGGATAGATGGAAGATGAAAGATCGGCTTGGACACTCCTTGCAATGATTTCGATTTGCTTCGCGTGATCATACCAACGTTTGCCGAAGAAGCTTTGGATGAAGCTGGAGCAGCTGCATTTGATTGAGTAGACatagttcaagatttttggtgaagagtagagatgagaggtagagaggtcccactgggcgtgccaaaatttgtaaacacaaatttttgtatttcaatttgataaaatacaaaacgcgttacaaagataatttgatagatttgaagataaagtttatgcgggttgcaatctctagttaatcctctgattcttctcttccatttgattcttgaacaagctcgaaggttattgaaatacttgatttgatgacgccaatccaagggacttaagtcgtgattttggattgaacgttgaacttgatttgatttgagaagaacgtccttagaattttgtaagaacgccttgaagctttcgaacttgatttgatttgatttgaagaacgtccttagaatttgtaagaacgccttgaagctttcgaacttgattgatttgatttgaggaagatcgttcttggaatttgtaagaacgccttgatcacttgaagatttgaaggtttgatcacttgaagatacttgaagaatacttgaagatttgaatgctcaaatacttgaagattcgaagaagaCTTGAACGCTTGAAGATTTCGaatgatacttgaagatttgaatgctcaaatacttgaagattcgaagaagacttgaacgctagatagaattcttcaagatacttgaatacttggaagaatacttgaactctccaattcttcGCCTCTTTCAACTtgcgatactagagagaattcttatGCTCTTCAATCTTCCGTTCCTTCACGTTGTCATTTATGAgctcccaacacctctatttatagattttagagatgggcttcatgggctttatgggctttgggcttcCATGTATGGGCTTTAGGGCCTTAGGTGtccataagcccattaattcatttatgttaaatattaattatatatctatttaatttaggaataaaatcccatttaataaaatagaaaatataattgaatatttaattcatgaatttacacgtggcatgatttaattcgacgacaaatttaattgtctacagcCATATCGGCATGTTACATggattttatattaaaaaaagtgaaaaggtgcagataagccctcctaggcgtagcccttatagcgtatacctCCTCATTCTCACTGtgcgtgcaactaaacccccaaactcaagaaaaagggtgcaaatacccccctcgccctaacctccgttttctcaccgttagtcagcattattttattttctgtggGGCCCACCATCTGAAGTCACGAATTTCACATGTATGACAGATTTCCACGCGGCCGCAGCGATTCTCAGCCGACGTCGACGACGATTGGTGCAGTTTCCTCCGCAGCAATTCGATTCGAGATCTGACGCCATCGGCCTTATCGCTCAGTAGCGCGTAGAATTGGGAGGCTTGAGAGAGTCGAGGGAGATAGAGGGCGCCGGCAGCAGTCTGCTTCATTTGCTGCTGCTGTCGGTCGGTTTGAGTGAAGAGGGGGAAGTTCAGGCGGTGGTGGCTGGACTAGGATGGATTttgcagagggaggccagggTTGCGGCGGCCCTACCGCTGTCGCTCAGCCACGGACAGAGAGAGGGAAGGAAAAAGGGTTAGTTGGCCGACGGTGGCTCTTCGTCGGAGGAGGAGCTGCGGCGCCGGAGTTTAGAGAGGGGTTTAGGGTCGAGATCGGCGGTGGCGGCCCTCCAGCCGTGCGCTCGCTGGGAATCGAGGAAAGGGCCACgagttgagagagagatgagggagaacgGCGACAGTCGATGGCCCTTCGCCGGAGATGAGTCGCGGCGgccggaagagagagagagagagagagagagagagagagagagagagagagagagagagagatcggtgctgctatgtgtgtgtgtgttgtgaggcagagagagagacgagaattGAGGGGAGGGAGGCGCATTATGTGAAGATGGTGGGCCccacagaaaataaaataatgctgACTAACGGTGAGAAAATGGAGGTTAGGGTGAGGGGGGTATCTGCACCCTTTTTCTTGAGTtgaggggtttagttgcacgcaCAGTGAGAATAGGGaggtatacgctataagggctacacctaggagggcttatctgcaccttttcccaaaaaaaacatataaatacatgtaaGCAAAACGTCGACGTATTGAGAAACAACGcctacaatttttattttgaaatacaTAATCAAAGTCTGACCAAAAAAAGTGAAATACATAATCCcctcccccccccaaaaaaatagaAGATGAATAAAattcagaagaaaaaaaaaagaaaaaaaaagaggcaAAAATTGAATCTTCACATTACAAATtccacaataaaataaaattacataacgATAGTACCATCAGAAAAGAGTAATATGAATATGGAacccaaaaaatgaaaatatttccaTGTCCAAACTTAAAAGTCTACCATGAGGAGGACTCGATAAATGAAGAAAACCGGAAGAAAGCGAATGAAGCAGAAGAGCTTAGGCAAATCATATGATGTAACGTCTTCAAGCAAAGTAGGGAACCAAGAGTTCGAGTTTTTAGAAGCATTTTTTGTGAACGATTGAAGGGCCGGACTGAGCATCATATTCTTCAGAGTTGTAGGTGAGTTAAATGACGAGAGGGTTCTACAAATTCGTTTCGGATATGAGTAGAAATCGTGTTCGCAAATAAAGATTTGGGAAATTTGAATATAGGATGCTTCGTGTTTAtggcttcaattttttttttcctaaactTGTCAGTTGGAGAAAAAGGTAAAACTTTCGtgtttatttcttcaatttttttcctaAACTTAtcaattgagaaaaaaaagttaaagacttagggtgcgtttacttttatggaaaatgagagaatacatatattttcacTCTCTTTCCATctttcacatgtttactatgaaAATTTATCTGAACAGGGTTGAATTTTCTCGGCAACTCCTATGGAGTATTATCTTTGGATAGTAGTGTGAAAATACTTTTCAACATTTTTCCATCTTTTTATCTCTagtaaaaaaatgataaaaaaaatgagaaaaattaatataacatTTTCTCgccttttcttatccatcattttccaatgaaaattttacaacaaAGTAAGCGCACTCTTAGTTGTTTAATGCGCGAGTTAGCAGGAAAACGGTAAAAGTTTCGTGGTTTTTTGCttacatgtatttatataaatatattttttttcaaacatAAAATCCACATAATGTGCTGATGTGGCTTTCCATCATTCCACGTCAACATTAGGCAACGGAAAAACTTTTCGGGTCACAAATTACCAAAAAGTGATACGATAAGTACTTCTATGCACTTATGCTAAAATTAGTTGGACGTTTTTGTTAAAACGCTAATAAGTTGGGACAAAATCGAATATTTATCCAATTTACAACTACAGAGAATGCAAACCAAcaaagatcatcaagtgcgtaCTTGATTTACACAAAAGAATATATGAATTACAATTTTCAAAATACAACATGAATCATGTACACTTAGATCCGACGTAAAATGAGTGGATTTATATATAGCTGCTTGTTTAACTTCAACTTATAGATATTTGTTGAGCTTAAGGTTTTATTTTTTCCTATCTTGCTTTAAATGTAAAAAAGTGATATATAATCGAGTAAAAAGATATATGTAATTATGTTTACGTTGAAACATTTTTGTTAGTTCACGCAAACATTGAGACAATAACTGATATTTAACCTTAAAAATAGATAACGACgaaatatatgaaattaaaataacGTTTGAAAGGCGTGCATAGCATGGGATGTGGCAGTGACACTAGTACTATAAATAGGTGAAGATGGTTTTGATAAATTATCTCTTCTACGGCTAAGAATTAAATCTGTGTGGCTGAGCAATGAGCTTAGTTGAAGCAGTGAAGAATGCCGGCGAATCAAGATGGTGGGAATGCGATGGGGCGGTGCCAGACGATGACGATAGCAGCGCCATAAACCGTCACTGGTTTCCTCAAGATTTTATGTTTGGAACTGGAACTTCCGCTGCAAGAGGCATCAGCATATGGGATGACTTCTCTATGAGGCTTccttgtctctctctctctctcttgaaatATATGATGATTAATTTTTGTACGTGGTTGCGGCAGGGAAAATAGCTGATGGAACCAATGGAAGCCTTGCATGTGATATGTACAACAGATATAAGGTTATTCTGTATATTAATCTAATTGAAAGCTACGAATATTAATGAAATAtgcaaaatatatatgtattgtaTTGCGCAGGAAGATATTGAGATGATGAAGCAAATGGGATTTGATTCCTACAGGTTTTCCATTTCATGGCCAACAATATTGCCAggtttttatttattcataattaattattaatactccctccgtctcataagAGAGTGcatttctttctattttgagaCGTCCACAAGAATGTGCATTTGCCACTAAAAGtgatgcacactcttgtgggatgaagggagtactatatactccctccgccccaataatgaagacacacttttcTTTTCGGgctgtcccaataatgaagacacatttctatatatggaaataattagggttGCCAAATTAGAATTAACTTAACCTTAATGACtaatataaataacaaaaaaaaacccTAGCCCTAGAAATTGAAACGTCCGCCTCCCTCATATCagcctcatctctctctctctctcgaatgtTCTCTCTTCTCCTTCACCATGTCTTCTCCGATCTGATCTGCCGCCCTTCTCCGATCTGATCTGCCGTCCTCATACTCCTCCGCTACGCCTCCCTTTGTCTCCGATTATTTACCCTCCGAAAATTGCGCCGCCCTCCTGTTAGAACCCTAGGGTTCCGCCGCCCTCACCCTGAATCCGTCTCCACCATCTGTTAAATCCACCTCACCCATCGTTCAAATGGCCGATAAATTGGGTTGGGAGGCCTATTTGAACTCTGAATTCGTCCCTGATTCGGAGGACGAAGAATTCTTCGATCTTTTACCTCTGTTGCCTTCGCCGCCGTCTGGTTATGTGTATGAGAGCAGCGGCGATTTACAGGGGTTCCAGGAGTCCGGCGGTGCTTTTGAGGAGGGTTCCAGGAGTCCGGTTCGACTCCCAATTTATCGCCCGCCCTCTACCGCGATGAAGGTCGAAGACTCGGATCTACTCCCTTTTCTGTGTACGGAGAAGTGGGCCACAACACTTTATCATCTAAACtacctctccttaatctccgtgcccaaatgaagtgtgtcttcattattgggacggagggagtatatggtTAGTTTTCGGagtaactaattaattaattagcgcAACTCTGAACAGTCGGAAGAGTATCGAGTGGAATCAACAAAGAAGGAATTGCTTACTATAATGATATTATCAACACTGTGTTGCACCATGGTTAGCTACTTAATTTCAAGCCTCTCTTTAATGAGAATATGATAATATATATTAGTGCAGGCATGAAGCCCTTTGTGACACTGGGATCTTCCTTTGTGCTTGGAAAAAGAGTATGGTGGCTTCCTATCCAAAAGAGTAAAGTAAAATAATCCCTCCCCCTTGAGTTGTGAAAACGTAATTAGTTGATGTGTGTGTGTAGGGATGAGTACGCAGAGGTATGCTTCTGGGAATTTGGAGATGGTGTGAAACACTGGACTACCTTGAACGAGCCATATGTCTACAGCGTTCATGGATATGTTAGAGGCATCTATCCCCCGGCAAATTCATCGTGGCCGGGAGAAATCTGATTGTGGCGCACGCGGAAGCAGTGGATCTCTACAGAAGCAAGTTTGTGGAAGCGTCTCAACTCACATTGGTTCCTGCCATTCGATCATAACTCACCGCCAGATAAACTCGCCGTCAAAAGACTTCATGCTTGCATGGTAAACATACATTGAAAAATTACACTCAATAATCTGGATTTTTAATCATTCCTTGTAATTGTAATTAAGGTTTCTGCGGCGATTATCCCAAGAACATGCAAGACTGCGTTCCACCAGACAACCTTGCATCTTTTACAAATCAACAGAAAGATAAGATCATCGATTTTCTAGGTTTGAACTATTACACGACACAGTACGCTGCTCATGATCCCGACTCTTCGGATGAGGGAGAGGGCTACCTCGTCGATCAGAGGCTCAAGTTTCAACGTAACTTCTTCCTCCCAtccgatatatatatagatcatcAAATGTTTGCTTAAATCAAATCTTTTTTGGGCATGCAGTTATGAAAAACGGTGAATACATAGGAACTAAGGCAGTAAGGATCTTCCTACCcctatcctctctctctctctctctctacaaatatatagtatatcttaCCTCAATTGTGTTTCTATAGACTGGATCATAGTGGCTGCAATCTGTTCCAAAGGGGATTTATGAGATTCTCGTATATTTGGAGGACAAGTATCCAGCATTAGAAGAAATATACATCACTGAAAatggtaattaattaat
The sequence above is a segment of the Salvia miltiorrhiza cultivar Shanhuang (shh) unplaced genomic scaffold, IMPLAD_Smil_shh fragScaff_scaffold_19_1, whole genome shotgun sequence genome. Coding sequences within it:
- the LOC131002761 gene encoding LOW QUALITY PROTEIN: raucaffricine-O-beta-D-glucosidase-like (The sequence of the model RefSeq protein was modified relative to this genomic sequence to represent the inferred CDS: inserted 2 bases in 1 codon); amino-acid sequence: MSLVEAVKNAGESRWWECDGAVPDDDDSSAINRHWFPQDFMFGTGTSAARGISIWDDFSMRLPWKIADGTNGSLACDMYNRYKEDIEMMKQMGFDSYRFSISWPTILPVGRVSSGINKEGIAYYNDIINTVLHHGMKPFVXHWDLPLCLEKEYGGFLSKRVKDEYAEVCFWEFGDGVKHWTTLNEPYVYSVHGYVRGFCGDYPKNMQDCVPPDNLASFTNQQKDKIIDFLGLNYYTTQYAAHDPDSSDEGEGYLVDQRLKFQLMKNGEYIGTKAWLQSVPKGIYEILVYLEDKYPALEEIYITENGFSSKNDPTKTAKMVCNDDHDKTKYHQDHLANLLKAIKYKHISRKLKGYYVWSWRDNYEWTSGYTARFGLVYVDFLNNLTRYPKDSAAWFAKLLKSNVQPPAWFHPQWVPRPLSEKRAHEDDGETQTDKRLKLGANNQH